In Carya illinoinensis cultivar Pawnee chromosome 7, C.illinoinensisPawnee_v1, whole genome shotgun sequence, the following are encoded in one genomic region:
- the LOC122316514 gene encoding protein NETWORKED 3C-like isoform X1, which yields MPVRTDKMVEMMMKNQTSHWWWFDSHNSSRRSPWLQSTLAELDGKTTAMLKLIEEDADSFAQRAEMYYKKRPELISMVEEFYRAHRSLAERYDQLKSDSSTRLLTTMGSPFSSTKDRLEKLTSMMDQTDGGYSDTCEPEESVESEVDDPELDYETEVDQEIKAEAIPSGVSNDEVKKLREEMERLKEENRIQQDLLVQKDEEKREVIRQLSLAVDVLKDENVKLRKYLARDSPNPKKRAPFEFNIFKGAFLGRLFNGPPKVSVVAL from the exons ATGCCG GTAAGGACTGATAAGATGGTGGAAATGATGATGAAGAACCAAACATCACACTGGTGGTGGTTTGACAGCCACAACAGCTCAAGGCGCTCACCATGGCTCCAATCTACTCTTGCCG AACTAGATGGGAAGACAACGGCCATGCTAAAATTGATCGAAGAGGATGCAGATTCATTTGCTCAACGAGCAGAGATGTATTACAAGAAGCGACCAGAGCTGATCAGCATGGTTGAAGAGTTTTACCGAGCTCACCGATCATTAGCTGAGCGATATGATCAACTGAAGTCTGACTCTAGCACTCGACTCCTTACAACCATGGGGTCCCCATTTTCTTCCACTAAAGATCGACTTGAGAAGTTAACAAGTATGATGGATCAAACGGATGGCGGCTACTCTGACACTTGTGAACCTGAGGAGTCTGTTGAGTCTGAAGTTGATGATCCTGAACTAGATTATGAAACTGAAGTTGATCAAGAAATAAAGGCAGAGGCCATTCCAAGTGGGGTCAGTAATGATGAAGTGAAGAAGTTGAGGGAAGAGATGGAAAGACTTAAAGAAGAGAACAGAATTCAACAAGATCTACTAGTGCAgaaagatgaagagaagagagaagtaATAAGACAGCTGAGCTTGGCAGTGGATGTGCTCAAGGATGAAAATGTGAAACTGAGGAAGTATCTTGCTAGAGACTCCCCCAACCCCAAGAAACGGGCTCCTTTTGAGTTCAACATATTTAAGGGGGCATTTCTGGGGAGGTTGTTCAATGGGCCTCCGAAGGTTAGTGTTGTTGCTTTGTAG
- the LOC122316515 gene encoding classical arabinogalactan protein 26-like — MNILTFLTYSLSLSEKHLLQFIIRELILSSFMASFWSILTMFMLFAAYSSLASASALNMKVSTISAAPAILPSAPASPPVLSPDISPLFPSPGGVARPSSESSLPTIPSSRSPPNPDFLDSPGHDAAFPPSGSLPASSSISIAPSGPLDFVLLLGLVMVCMVQSVGI, encoded by the coding sequence ATGAACATCCTCACATTCCTcacatactctctctctctctctgagaaaCATTTGTTGCAGTTCATAATTAGGGAATTGATTCTATCATCATTTATGGCTTCCTTTTGGTCAATCTTGACAATGTTTATGCTCTTTGCTGCCTACTCTTCATTAGCTTCAGCATCTGCTCTAAATATGAAAGTTTCAACTATTTCAGCTGCCCCTGCTATCTTGCCAAGTGCTCCTGCATCCCCTCCAGTTCTATCCCCAGACATTAGTCCCTTGTTCCCTTCTCCTGGTGGTGTGGCACGTCCTTCTTCTGAGTCATCACTGCCTACTATCCCTTCGAGCCGGAGCCCTCCTAACCCGGATTTTCTGGATTCTCCTGGGCATGATGCAGCCTTTCCACCGTCTGGGTCTTTGCCGGCATCGTCCTCAATTTCTATAGCTCCATCCGGGCCTCTAGACTTTGTTTTACTGCTAGGTTTGGTGATGGTTTGCATGGTGCAGAGCGTTGGTATATGA
- the LOC122316514 gene encoding protein NETWORKED 3C-like isoform X2 has protein sequence MVEMMMKNQTSHWWWFDSHNSSRRSPWLQSTLAELDGKTTAMLKLIEEDADSFAQRAEMYYKKRPELISMVEEFYRAHRSLAERYDQLKSDSSTRLLTTMGSPFSSTKDRLEKLTSMMDQTDGGYSDTCEPEESVESEVDDPELDYETEVDQEIKAEAIPSGVSNDEVKKLREEMERLKEENRIQQDLLVQKDEEKREVIRQLSLAVDVLKDENVKLRKYLARDSPNPKKRAPFEFNIFKGAFLGRLFNGPPKVSVVAL, from the exons ATGGTGGAAATGATGATGAAGAACCAAACATCACACTGGTGGTGGTTTGACAGCCACAACAGCTCAAGGCGCTCACCATGGCTCCAATCTACTCTTGCCG AACTAGATGGGAAGACAACGGCCATGCTAAAATTGATCGAAGAGGATGCAGATTCATTTGCTCAACGAGCAGAGATGTATTACAAGAAGCGACCAGAGCTGATCAGCATGGTTGAAGAGTTTTACCGAGCTCACCGATCATTAGCTGAGCGATATGATCAACTGAAGTCTGACTCTAGCACTCGACTCCTTACAACCATGGGGTCCCCATTTTCTTCCACTAAAGATCGACTTGAGAAGTTAACAAGTATGATGGATCAAACGGATGGCGGCTACTCTGACACTTGTGAACCTGAGGAGTCTGTTGAGTCTGAAGTTGATGATCCTGAACTAGATTATGAAACTGAAGTTGATCAAGAAATAAAGGCAGAGGCCATTCCAAGTGGGGTCAGTAATGATGAAGTGAAGAAGTTGAGGGAAGAGATGGAAAGACTTAAAGAAGAGAACAGAATTCAACAAGATCTACTAGTGCAgaaagatgaagagaagagagaagtaATAAGACAGCTGAGCTTGGCAGTGGATGTGCTCAAGGATGAAAATGTGAAACTGAGGAAGTATCTTGCTAGAGACTCCCCCAACCCCAAGAAACGGGCTCCTTTTGAGTTCAACATATTTAAGGGGGCATTTCTGGGGAGGTTGTTCAATGGGCCTCCGAAGGTTAGTGTTGTTGCTTTGTAG